The following proteins come from a genomic window of Methanocella conradii HZ254:
- a CDS encoding GTP-binding protein, whose product MFENPAHRAGPCDGDHRIKVVAFGSYHSGKTSFIRCIDPDPITTEVKSGNGTTTVAFDLAIKEHRGFRLYVYGTPGQERFDVAREVVSFGLHAGVVVVDSTRGMTNFEKLILSELRKHGIPCVVAANKQDLPGASLDKVRADAGGFCEVYPVSARTGEGVGTVLDRLVDLVAR is encoded by the coding sequence ATGTTCGAGAACCCCGCGCACAGGGCTGGCCCGTGCGATGGCGACCACCGAATAAAGGTTGTCGCCTTCGGCTCCTACCATTCAGGCAAGACGTCATTTATAAGGTGTATTGACCCGGATCCGATAACGACGGAGGTCAAGAGCGGCAATGGCACGACCACCGTCGCCTTCGACCTGGCCATCAAGGAGCATAGAGGCTTTCGCTTATACGTTTATGGCACGCCTGGCCAGGAGCGGTTCGACGTGGCGCGGGAGGTCGTATCCTTTGGGCTGCACGCCGGCGTGGTCGTAGTGGACTCCACACGGGGCATGACGAATTTCGAGAAGCTCATCCTTTCAGAGCTGCGGAAGCACGGCATCCCGTGCGTCGTGGCGGCCAATAAGCAGGACCTGCCTGGCGCGTCGCTGGATAAAGTAAGGGCTGATGCAGGGGGCTTTTGCGAGGTTTACCCGGTATCAGCAAGGACTGGGGAAGGCGTAGGCACTGTACTCGACAGGCTCGTGGACCTTGTAGCGCGTTAG
- a CDS encoding TIGR00296 family protein produces the protein MLSLEEGTLAVKTARKVIEEYVRTNKVPKVELPESFNGLSGVFVTLKKAGELRGCIGYPYPDLPLGRALVEAAIQAATQDPRFPRVRSAELDHIVVEVTLLTEPEPLRVKPLDRPRHIKIGRDGIIVEYGLYRGLLLPQVPVEYGWSPEEFLEYGCLKAGISPDMWVDDKTKVYTFQGQIFQEKAPRGEVVEDRIDPTLDKCELLD, from the coding sequence ATGCTAAGCCTGGAAGAGGGAACGCTGGCCGTAAAAACGGCCAGGAAAGTGATAGAGGAGTACGTCCGGACGAACAAGGTGCCCAAGGTGGAGCTGCCGGAGTCCTTCAACGGCCTTTCCGGCGTGTTCGTGACGCTAAAGAAAGCCGGAGAGCTTCGAGGCTGCATAGGCTACCCGTACCCGGACCTGCCCCTGGGCAGGGCACTCGTGGAAGCTGCCATACAGGCTGCGACCCAGGACCCCAGGTTCCCGAGGGTGAGGAGCGCTGAGCTCGACCATATCGTGGTAGAGGTGACACTGCTCACCGAGCCCGAGCCGTTAAGGGTGAAGCCCCTTGATAGGCCGAGGCACATTAAAATAGGGAGGGATGGGATCATCGTCGAGTATGGCCTGTATCGGGGGTTGCTGTTGCCGCAGGTTCCCGTCGAGTATGGCTGGAGCCCCGAGGAGTTTTTAGAGTATGGGTGCCTGAAAGCGGGCATCTCGCCGGACATGTGGGTAGACGATAAGACTAAGGTCTACACGTTCCAGGGCCAGATATTCCAGGAGAAGGCCCCGAGGGGCGAGGTCGTCGAGGACAGGATCGATCCAACGCTTGACAAATGCGAGCTCCTAGATTGA
- a CDS encoding DUF7286 family protein: MLEDDSARVPFAAIGILLIMISTATSAYLMKMEATGTANSIEDEREGELNEALACARADVDNALNIACMYAEEEVGEKPIVNVSGGGSPQEANMKRLQRMAGRRLSECLSANYQGGFYYGDYVVEASLEGDVTFETLKMSLARTVDHPIMQCNTTYAAYYVASAPVKLRVTRPGSSLDHSEAYVARALVTSRYPLLEQLTEEYEARLNGTAALADVTAASFAYTWARGYCQYFTGSPANIVDNEDLALISNAASMLEQGCVYNSVDPVSLASLARHTYDSSRSTADVLNDSGLSYINQYDFSNASRRSLQSDREPQEYRFNADEIVDKELRAAIADPVSRYQVDRAYSCRIHVTIQRKPMAEGHSDTGSVCKESYPLDANENGTGPFFRETWKVRENGTGSAELVTVDFIMDECSMLNGHDDVRSPHKEADFTSMGKNYVDSNLAGAVDAYDEALHIKRILSDPIGYPDGYSGSTREVTCEHNEWVEGASVTEIKALAAKIKGDVGVTLRPDDYGSYAEMVDAAYAKMQEQFLENYTAYLSEQDYRDGPVFKTCGAKYAFYKRQAFLLRIGAALNSSVNSSQEIGRKIDGRMKDYSSSMNSSTLNENARASRSMLDDTKMFMPFGLNMTLEGGEGKDDPYKWREDVALAIDQRPNYLGVDEYTDPETGYRVRPLKVRNVCLFALPTDFVDSSQATEAVLDGIDAVAGTAYRLASETVTMETSRLVEDVSISARQAMKDEINDALVHDQDLQGQLTGDDVESCVDEAFDSRTPEQAVSDMKNGTLQREMAESLARKARSQAGRELAKRTGQYVDCYGDYIEAKAKEAIMGAEEKALTSVVSALSDDIKQAFKDYMAEAASKDEDAAIGAALKRIPMGLPLLPPYGWWATMNVWYIEIYGEIPYLAVYDTDNEPVPDALLGQRATVYVRRPMLIHEGNDIAGRNEPVRFHHQTCTFIIVPPGAQGVGDKLGGWEEKSTGFDEASA; this comes from the coding sequence ATGCTTGAGGATGACAGCGCAAGGGTCCCCTTCGCGGCCATCGGCATCCTCCTAATAATGATATCGACGGCCACCTCGGCATACCTGATGAAAATGGAGGCAACGGGCACGGCCAATTCGATAGAGGACGAGCGGGAGGGGGAGCTTAACGAGGCGCTCGCCTGCGCCAGGGCGGACGTCGACAACGCCCTCAACATCGCATGCATGTACGCTGAGGAGGAAGTAGGCGAGAAACCCATAGTCAACGTGTCGGGCGGCGGAAGCCCGCAGGAGGCGAACATGAAGAGGCTACAGCGCATGGCCGGCAGGAGGCTGTCTGAGTGCCTTTCGGCAAACTACCAGGGCGGCTTCTACTACGGGGACTACGTGGTCGAGGCTAGCCTGGAGGGGGACGTCACTTTCGAGACTTTAAAGATGAGCCTGGCCAGGACGGTAGACCATCCCATAATGCAGTGTAACACGACTTATGCGGCGTATTACGTCGCGTCCGCCCCCGTAAAGCTCAGGGTTACGAGGCCTGGCAGCTCGCTCGACCACTCGGAGGCGTACGTGGCCAGGGCGCTCGTCACGTCCAGGTATCCGCTGCTCGAGCAGCTCACAGAGGAGTACGAGGCGAGGCTTAACGGCACGGCCGCGCTCGCCGACGTTACGGCCGCCTCGTTCGCCTATACGTGGGCAAGGGGATACTGCCAGTACTTCACGGGCAGCCCCGCGAACATAGTGGATAACGAAGACCTCGCCTTAATCTCAAACGCCGCGTCCATGCTGGAGCAGGGGTGCGTCTACAACTCGGTAGACCCGGTAAGCCTGGCGTCCCTCGCCAGGCATACCTACGACAGCTCCCGCTCCACGGCCGACGTCCTTAACGATAGCGGTCTCTCGTATATCAACCAGTACGACTTTAGCAACGCTTCGAGGCGGTCGCTACAAAGCGACAGGGAGCCCCAGGAGTACCGCTTTAATGCGGACGAGATAGTTGATAAGGAGCTCAGGGCGGCCATCGCAGACCCGGTGAGCAGGTACCAGGTTGACAGGGCCTACTCCTGCCGCATACACGTCACGATACAAAGAAAGCCCATGGCAGAAGGCCATAGCGATACGGGCAGCGTCTGCAAGGAGTCCTATCCCCTGGATGCTAATGAGAACGGCACCGGCCCGTTCTTCAGGGAGACGTGGAAGGTGCGGGAGAACGGCACTGGAAGTGCTGAGCTGGTGACTGTGGACTTCATAATGGACGAGTGCTCGATGCTGAACGGCCATGACGACGTGAGGTCGCCCCATAAAGAGGCGGACTTCACCTCCATGGGGAAAAATTACGTCGACTCGAACCTGGCCGGGGCGGTTGACGCCTATGATGAGGCGCTGCACATAAAGCGAATATTATCAGACCCTATCGGGTACCCGGACGGCTACTCAGGCTCCACGAGGGAGGTGACGTGCGAGCACAACGAGTGGGTGGAAGGCGCGTCCGTGACTGAGATTAAGGCCCTGGCTGCCAAAATAAAGGGCGACGTAGGCGTAACTTTGAGGCCCGACGACTATGGCTCGTATGCAGAGATGGTGGATGCAGCGTATGCTAAAATGCAGGAGCAGTTCCTCGAGAACTATACGGCGTACCTCTCGGAACAGGATTACAGGGATGGGCCTGTGTTCAAGACCTGCGGGGCAAAATACGCATTCTATAAGCGGCAGGCCTTCCTCCTACGCATCGGGGCGGCGCTCAACTCTTCTGTAAATTCATCGCAGGAGATAGGCCGGAAGATAGACGGGCGGATGAAGGACTACTCAAGCTCGATGAATTCCTCCACGTTGAATGAGAATGCCCGCGCCTCGAGGAGCATGCTCGACGACACGAAGATGTTCATGCCCTTCGGCCTGAACATGACGCTGGAAGGAGGAGAAGGCAAGGATGATCCTTATAAGTGGAGGGAGGACGTGGCGCTCGCCATAGACCAGCGCCCTAATTATCTAGGGGTTGACGAGTACACGGACCCCGAGACCGGCTACAGGGTGAGGCCTCTGAAGGTGAGGAACGTGTGCCTGTTCGCCCTGCCCACCGACTTCGTGGACTCATCCCAGGCGACTGAAGCCGTGCTGGACGGGATCGACGCGGTGGCGGGGACGGCCTACAGGCTTGCCAGCGAGACGGTGACGATGGAGACGTCCAGGCTCGTGGAGGACGTTTCCATTAGCGCGAGGCAGGCCATGAAGGACGAGATAAACGACGCCCTTGTGCACGACCAGGACCTTCAGGGGCAGTTGACGGGAGACGACGTGGAAAGCTGCGTCGACGAGGCGTTCGACAGCCGCACCCCGGAGCAGGCAGTCAGCGACATGAAGAACGGCACCCTGCAGCGGGAGATGGCTGAAAGCCTGGCCAGGAAGGCCAGGTCTCAGGCCGGGAGGGAGCTTGCGAAGAGGACGGGCCAGTACGTGGATTGCTACGGCGATTACATAGAGGCTAAGGCCAAGGAGGCAATAATGGGCGCCGAGGAGAAGGCGCTGACCTCGGTGGTCAGCGCGCTAAGCGATGACATCAAGCAGGCATTTAAGGACTACATGGCGGAGGCGGCGTCCAAAGATGAGGATGCCGCGATAGGGGCGGCTTTGAAGCGCATCCCCATGGGCCTTCCGCTGCTCCCACCCTACGGCTGGTGGGCGACCATGAACGTATGGTACATAGAGATATATGGTGAGATACCATACCTGGCCGTCTATGATACCGATAACGAGCCGGTGCCCGACGCATTGCTCGGCCAGCGGGCGACCGTGTACGTGCGCCGCCCTATGCTAATCCATGAGGGAAACGACATAGCGGGCAGGAATGAGCCGGTAAGGTTCCACCATCAGACGTGTACTTTCATCATAGTCCCGCCCGGGGCGCAGGGCGTAGGCGATAAGCTCGGAGGGTGGGAGGAGAAGAGCACTGGGTTCGACGAGGCCTCCGCATGA
- a CDS encoding DUF7284 family protein, which translates to MEDAGYSTMMDAILFLAMVSACALILSAATTEGRERHVADSSLRALASSSLASMETSRVDYFEYRVLGDRADEVAERCGIDPGSWLYSETTKAVLGRGNRHKPVMEIAAEASACQFTMRLGGGALRLNPLTGDYTGQAQATVDRFLRERLDGRYAYNFSMRWTPFAGVPFEGSLSCGDTPPPGAASASALVTMPYRASMTEESIEEAISPTLDEIERSTAGYMAGGSEAVFRERLRSSLGSCLENASRLMVDEALGNTLYQASGDTGNPLSLLASFSDDYVTVEPIRANDSLDVKEALRKMIALYSEEPLDGLVDEIARGVEDGTLTPAEERQMIVRWMCSRYSPSSARATLYVWVRADA; encoded by the coding sequence ATGGAAGATGCGGGATACTCAACCATGATGGACGCCATCCTCTTCCTGGCCATGGTCTCCGCATGCGCCCTCATCCTTAGCGCAGCCACGACTGAAGGGCGCGAGCGGCACGTGGCAGACTCCAGCCTCAGGGCGCTGGCATCCTCGAGTCTCGCGTCCATGGAAACGTCCAGGGTGGACTACTTCGAGTACAGGGTGCTGGGCGACAGGGCAGATGAGGTGGCAGAGAGGTGTGGCATAGACCCGGGCTCATGGCTCTATAGTGAGACCACTAAGGCCGTTCTAGGGAGGGGTAACCGCCATAAGCCAGTCATGGAAATAGCCGCCGAGGCATCTGCCTGCCAGTTCACCATGCGCCTCGGGGGAGGCGCGCTCCGGCTTAACCCCCTCACCGGTGATTATACCGGCCAGGCACAGGCGACTGTAGACCGTTTCCTCCGGGAGAGGCTGGATGGGAGATACGCTTATAACTTCTCGATGCGCTGGACGCCTTTCGCCGGCGTGCCTTTCGAGGGGTCCTTATCATGCGGGGATACGCCGCCCCCGGGCGCCGCGTCCGCATCCGCCCTCGTGACCATGCCATACAGGGCCTCCATGACAGAGGAAAGCATAGAAGAGGCGATTTCCCCGACGCTGGATGAAATCGAGCGCTCCACAGCCGGGTACATGGCGGGCGGCTCCGAAGCTGTATTCAGGGAACGGCTGAGAAGCTCGCTGGGCTCATGCCTCGAGAACGCGAGCCGGCTCATGGTGGACGAGGCGCTGGGCAACACGCTCTACCAGGCTTCAGGCGACACTGGCAACCCCCTCTCGCTCCTCGCCAGCTTCTCTGACGACTACGTGACGGTGGAGCCGATCAGGGCCAATGACAGCCTTGACGTGAAGGAGGCGCTGCGCAAGATGATAGCGCTTTATAGCGAAGAGCCGCTGGACGGCCTGGTTGATGAGATAGCCAGGGGCGTTGAGGATGGCACGCTCACCCCCGCGGAGGAGCGGCAGATGATAGTGCGCTGGATGTGTTCGAGGTATAGCCCGTCGTCGGCGCGGGCGACATTATACGTGTGGGTGAGGGCGGATGCTTGA
- a CDS encoding DUF6752 domain-containing protein, producing the protein MDANGKSLEADILGRVMALEQRTRGLHGRVNALEMRFSGAVEGDGHDDTEFVAGERLPDSLEKRVAALEAAVNEKRQLNARRASMLDVTGIVVGLSLLAVGVLLSTNSMGLLRNPLLAFSGGMVILACAVWRMVIK; encoded by the coding sequence ATGGATGCAAATGGCAAGAGCCTGGAGGCCGATATACTGGGCCGGGTGATGGCGCTGGAGCAGAGGACCAGGGGCCTGCATGGCCGCGTGAATGCGCTGGAGATGCGCTTTTCAGGGGCTGTCGAGGGGGATGGTCACGATGACACCGAGTTCGTCGCCGGAGAGCGCCTGCCCGATAGCCTGGAGAAGAGGGTGGCCGCCCTCGAGGCCGCTGTTAATGAAAAGAGGCAGCTTAATGCCCGTAGGGCCTCAATGCTCGACGTCACCGGGATAGTCGTGGGCCTCTCCCTGCTGGCCGTGGGCGTTCTGCTGTCCACGAATAGCATGGGCCTCTTGAGGAACCCGCTGCTAGCGTTCAGCGGGGGCATGGTCATACTGGCCTGTGCCGTCTGGCGAATGGTCATAAAATAG
- the tatC gene encoding twin-arginine translocase subunit TatC, producing MHETSLPPNDREMPLSEHLRELRDRLLVVLGVTISLMAIAFPFSGTLVDLMVKRVVPPTAILTAYEPLELFKVRIIVSFMVAVAIGFPLLVYEAFRFAAPGLYKHEKRFFIMILPLSIVLFALGAGLAYFVTMPLFFSLVFGYEGSLVTPELSIGQTFSIIMNFMLGFGVVFQVPLIVVMAIKMGLVKRKTLENSRLVAYGLLAGFAVFIAPDPTMLSQLMVGAVLILLFEASLLLAKLV from the coding sequence ATGCACGAAACGTCTCTCCCGCCCAATGACAGGGAAATGCCCCTTTCAGAGCACTTAAGAGAGCTAAGGGACCGGCTATTGGTGGTCCTGGGGGTCACGATATCCTTAATGGCTATAGCTTTCCCCTTTTCAGGCACGCTCGTAGACCTGATGGTAAAGCGCGTTGTGCCCCCTACGGCCATACTAACAGCATACGAGCCGCTCGAGCTCTTCAAGGTGCGCATCATCGTATCCTTCATGGTGGCTGTGGCCATAGGCTTCCCCCTGCTGGTCTACGAGGCCTTCCGGTTCGCCGCGCCCGGCCTCTATAAGCACGAGAAAAGGTTTTTCATCATGATACTCCCCCTGTCCATTGTCCTCTTCGCCCTGGGGGCGGGGCTGGCCTACTTCGTCACCATGCCCCTCTTCTTCAGCCTGGTCTTCGGATACGAGGGGTCCTTAGTCACGCCCGAGCTATCCATTGGCCAGACCTTTAGCATAATCATGAACTTCATGCTCGGCTTCGGCGTCGTCTTCCAGGTGCCCCTCATCGTTGTCATGGCCATAAAGATGGGGCTGGTCAAGCGAAAAACGCTTGAGAATAGCAGGCTCGTCGCTTACGGGCTTCTGGCAGGCTTCGCAGTATTCATAGCGCCAGACCCTACCATGCTGTCCCAGCTCATGGTTGGAGCCGTCTTGATACTCCTGTTCGAGGCCAGCCTGCTCCTCGCAAAGCTCGTTTAA
- a CDS encoding site-2 protease family protein, whose translation MGYSSGIGTSELIDLLLSFVVLTIAFSMVGGGVGHVTAEGLAIVAVAVGSGFMLHELAHKFVAQRYGYWAEYKASMLGLVLTILMAMTIGIVFAAPGAVVIRRSQYSTPSIHYSEADDAYWDSLERRVGSEDLWISLAGPMTNIILVALAFASIMYMESALPIQALVGNLYYAIAIRAFQINLMLAAFNLIPIDPLDGGKVFRGNPLVWAAVGVPTILFALAVLFLGIYPF comes from the coding sequence ATGGGCTATTCGAGCGGCATAGGAACGTCGGAGCTCATAGACCTGTTGCTATCATTCGTAGTGCTCACCATCGCCTTCTCAATGGTGGGTGGAGGAGTGGGACACGTCACCGCAGAAGGCCTTGCCATAGTCGCGGTGGCCGTGGGCAGCGGGTTCATGCTCCACGAGCTCGCCCACAAGTTCGTAGCGCAGCGATATGGCTACTGGGCGGAGTACAAGGCGAGCATGCTCGGGCTAGTTCTGACGATACTCATGGCCATGACCATAGGAATAGTGTTCGCGGCCCCCGGGGCGGTCGTAATCAGGAGATCCCAGTACTCCACGCCTTCTATCCATTATAGCGAGGCTGACGACGCCTACTGGGACAGCCTTGAGCGGAGGGTGGGCAGCGAAGACCTCTGGATATCCCTCGCAGGCCCCATGACCAACATAATACTCGTGGCGCTCGCCTTTGCCTCGATAATGTATATGGAGAGCGCCCTGCCGATACAGGCGCTGGTCGGCAATCTGTACTATGCCATCGCCATAAGGGCGTTTCAGATTAACTTGATGCTCGCCGCGTTTAACCTGATACCCATAGACCCGCTTGATGGCGGCAAGGTGTTCCGGGGCAATCCCCTGGTATGGGCGGCCGTCGGGGTGCCTACCATACTCTTCGCCCTGGCGGTGCTATTCCTGGGCATATATCCCTTTTAA
- a CDS encoding DUF7285 family protein has translation MAVGFILFLYMLLSAYSSYASSAYYASVKADLMSVARAAASDPLLSCSPGVMDAHRLDNASSVDACYGYPGSAVEYTVEAHGHSWRWGEASRGRSASCTLPVSVRLNDARCVPGTLKVTMWEG, from the coding sequence GTGGCCGTCGGCTTTATCCTTTTCCTGTATATGCTGCTGTCAGCTTACTCTTCATATGCCTCATCGGCATATTACGCCTCGGTCAAGGCTGACCTGATGAGCGTGGCCCGCGCTGCGGCGAGCGATCCTTTACTATCCTGTAGTCCTGGAGTTATGGACGCCCACAGGCTCGACAACGCCTCGAGCGTGGACGCCTGCTATGGATACCCGGGGAGCGCCGTGGAGTACACGGTCGAGGCCCATGGGCACTCGTGGCGATGGGGAGAAGCCTCCAGAGGCAGGTCTGCGAGCTGCACGCTCCCGGTATCAGTAAGGCTGAACGATGCCCGGTGCGTTCCTGGCACCCTGAAGGTGACCATGTGGGAGGGATAG